A genomic window from Planococcus rifietoensis includes:
- a CDS encoding acetoin utilization AcuB family protein, with protein MLVEEIMKKDVFTLRSDQTVQDVLDLFEEKRIRHAPIVDDGKVVGIVTDRDLKDAMPSMFTVSPKGEPYKKKVSEIMTKNPMIAHPLDFVEEIALLFYEQKIGCLPVVSQNELVGFLTETDLLYTYIELTGAHQPGSQIEIKVPNRSGALYEVSKVFYEHKVNVLSVLVYPDREDNSNKILAFRIKTMNPISIIEDLRKEGFDVLWPNLMQE; from the coding sequence ATGCTAGTAGAAGAAATCATGAAGAAGGATGTTTTCACGCTGCGCTCAGACCAGACCGTCCAAGACGTGCTGGATTTGTTCGAAGAAAAACGGATTCGCCACGCTCCCATCGTTGATGACGGGAAAGTGGTCGGCATCGTCACTGACCGCGACTTGAAAGATGCCATGCCTTCCATGTTCACGGTATCCCCGAAAGGCGAACCGTATAAAAAGAAAGTATCGGAGATCATGACCAAAAATCCGATGATTGCCCATCCGCTCGATTTTGTCGAAGAAATCGCTTTGCTGTTCTATGAACAGAAGATCGGCTGCCTGCCGGTCGTCAGCCAAAATGAACTTGTAGGCTTTCTGACGGAAACCGACTTATTGTATACGTATATCGAATTGACCGGCGCCCACCAGCCCGGCTCTCAAATCGAAATCAAAGTCCCCAACCGTTCAGGCGCGCTTTATGAAGTGAGCAAAGTATTCTACGAGCACAAAGTCAATGTATTGAGCGTCCTCGTCTACCCGGACCGGGAAGACAACTCCAATAAAATCCTGGCTTTCCGCATCAAAACGATGAACCCCATTTCCATCATTGAAGATCTGCGCAAAGAAGGTTTCGATGTCTTATGGCCGAATCTCATGCAGGAATGA
- a CDS encoding DUF948 domain-containing protein encodes MDWSILLYIAAIVAAVGFLILCVALAMTLNSLKNTLKEVSGTVSGLENQLQGVTLETTNLLHKTNELAEDITVKSEKLNGVVDAVKGVGNSVTDLNSTVRHITSRVGVQVEQNEDKIAQVVQWSNVAMGIADKWKERKVYQTRSTEQYTPVPGQKKLPGSSDQY; translated from the coding sequence ATGGATTGGTCAATCTTGCTTTACATTGCCGCGATTGTCGCCGCTGTTGGATTTTTAATTCTATGCGTAGCGCTGGCGATGACTTTGAATTCACTCAAGAACACATTAAAAGAGGTTTCCGGCACTGTTTCAGGGCTGGAGAATCAATTGCAGGGGGTTACGTTGGAGACAACAAACCTATTGCATAAGACGAACGAACTCGCTGAAGACATCACGGTCAAATCAGAGAAATTGAACGGTGTCGTCGATGCGGTCAAAGGCGTCGGAAACTCCGTAACAGACCTGAACTCTACAGTGCGCCACATCACTTCACGCGTCGGCGTGCAAGTTGAGCAGAACGAAGACAAAATTGCTCAAGTGGTCCAATGGAGCAATGTTGCAATGGGCATTGCTGATAAATGGAAAGAACGCAAAGTATACCAAACGCGCAGCACAGAGCAATACACGCCAGTTCCTGGCCAGAAGAAATTGCCAGGCAGCAGCGACCAGTACTAA
- the murC gene encoding UDP-N-acetylmuramate--L-alanine ligase: protein MTVLHFTGIKGSGMSALAQIMHDMGESVQGSDIAQHFFTEERLRERGITILPFDPENISQDMTIVAGNAFNDEHPELVKARESGATIIRYHQFLGDLMKQYVSVAITGAHGKTSTTGLMAHVLNGYKPVSYLIGDGTGSGQEDSHFFVAEACEYRRHFLAYHPDYAIMTNIDFDHPDYFGSIDDVFKAFQQMAQQVKKCIIACGDDEYLQQIQAPVPVVYYGFGEENDFQARNIVKTTEGTTFDVVIRNEFFHTFTIPMYGDHAVLNALAVISLCQYESIPADIIQRQFVSYEGVKRRFTETVIDDRILIDDYAHHPTEIRATLQSASQKYPERELIAIFQPHTFSRTQTFLQEFADCLQEADHVYLCDIFGSAREEAGTLTIRDLQEKIEGSQLLQFEDVEKLAIHNNAVYLFMGAGDVTKFQKAYEEVLAMPKKA, encoded by the coding sequence ATGACAGTATTACATTTTACGGGCATTAAAGGCTCTGGCATGAGCGCACTGGCCCAAATCATGCATGATATGGGCGAGTCGGTGCAAGGCTCTGATATCGCGCAGCATTTCTTCACGGAAGAGCGGCTGCGGGAGAGAGGCATCACAATTTTGCCTTTCGATCCCGAAAATATTTCGCAGGATATGACGATCGTCGCCGGAAATGCATTTAATGACGAACACCCAGAGCTGGTCAAAGCCCGTGAAAGCGGCGCGACCATCATCCGGTACCATCAATTCCTTGGCGATTTGATGAAGCAATACGTATCGGTCGCCATCACCGGCGCCCACGGAAAAACTTCAACGACCGGGCTTATGGCGCATGTGCTGAACGGTTATAAGCCAGTCTCGTACTTAATCGGTGACGGGACGGGATCCGGTCAGGAAGATTCCCATTTCTTCGTAGCGGAAGCATGCGAATACCGCCGCCATTTCTTGGCGTATCACCCGGATTATGCGATCATGACCAATATCGATTTCGACCATCCCGATTATTTCGGCAGCATCGATGATGTCTTCAAGGCGTTCCAGCAAATGGCGCAGCAAGTGAAGAAATGCATCATCGCTTGTGGGGATGACGAATACTTGCAACAAATCCAAGCGCCGGTGCCGGTCGTCTATTACGGTTTTGGCGAGGAAAATGATTTCCAGGCGCGCAATATCGTCAAAACAACGGAAGGCACGACATTCGATGTCGTCATCCGCAATGAATTCTTCCATACGTTCACCATTCCGATGTACGGGGACCATGCCGTGCTGAATGCACTTGCTGTCATTTCGCTATGCCAGTATGAAAGCATCCCTGCGGATATCATCCAGCGCCAATTCGTGAGCTATGAAGGTGTCAAACGCCGCTTTACGGAGACAGTCATCGATGACCGTATACTGATTGACGATTATGCCCATCATCCGACGGAAATCCGCGCCACTTTACAATCGGCTAGCCAGAAGTATCCGGAGCGCGAACTGATTGCGATTTTCCAGCCGCATACATTCAGCCGTACGCAAACTTTCCTACAGGAATTCGCCGATTGCCTGCAAGAAGCCGATCATGTCTATTTATGCGATATCTTCGGTTCTGCTAGAGAAGAAGCTGGCACTTTGACGATCCGGGACCTTCAGGAGAAAATCGAAGGCAGCCAGCTGCTGCAATTTGAAGATGTCGAAAAACTGGCCATCCACAATAATGCAGTATATCTTTTCATGGGAGCTGGAGATGTAACAAAATTCCAGAAAGCCTATGAAGAAGTTTTAGCAATGCCGAAAAAAGCCTAA
- a CDS encoding GNAT family N-acetyltransferase, protein MEHKKTYNAMELKTKHGPLIIEGPVPSKELKELDFHEDLVAFRPPAQQHKAITDIADLPEGRILIARDQNMIVGYVTYLYPDPLERWSEGKMENLIELGAIEVIPKYRGTGVGKALLQVSMMDDAFNDFIVITTEYYWHWDLKGTGLNVWEYRKIMEKMMQAGGLEYFATDDPEISSHPANTLMARIGSRVDPESVQKFDQLRFMNRYMY, encoded by the coding sequence ATGGAACATAAGAAGACGTATAATGCGATGGAATTGAAAACGAAACACGGACCGCTCATCATCGAAGGACCGGTCCCTTCTAAAGAATTGAAAGAGCTTGATTTCCACGAAGACTTGGTCGCTTTTCGCCCACCTGCACAGCAGCATAAAGCCATCACGGATATTGCGGATTTGCCGGAAGGGCGCATATTGATTGCGCGCGACCAAAACATGATCGTCGGGTATGTCACCTACCTCTACCCCGACCCGCTTGAACGCTGGTCCGAGGGCAAGATGGAAAACCTGATCGAGCTCGGGGCAATCGAAGTCATTCCGAAATACCGAGGCACCGGCGTCGGCAAAGCGCTGCTGCAAGTATCGATGATGGATGATGCCTTTAACGATTTTATCGTCATCACAACCGAATATTATTGGCACTGGGATTTAAAAGGGACAGGGCTAAATGTATGGGAATACCGGAAGATCATGGAAAAGATGATGCAAGCAGGCGGGCTCGAATATTTCGCTACCGATGACCCGGAAATCAGCTCGCATCCAGCGAATACGCTGATGGCACGCATCGGTTCTCGCGTCGACCCGGAATCGGTCCAGAAATTCGACCAGCTGCGTTTCATGAACCGCTATATGTACTGA
- a CDS encoding YtxH domain-containing protein: MGKNKNTYSKPDYNESQYNGEYYTQGGKYSDQGGQYEQSQYVPQSYGSSSRYDDLYDYEESNGGSGFLTGMIVGGLVGAAAALFFAPKAGKELQADLKTQATTIKEKAQQSKDSSDSNDGPGFTQQLKEQSTKVVDKVKNMKSSNSPMDDGTASSEGEESVELLETVQNKVDNGDKAGNDAFTSTANALKEAVEEVKEENKSSHNDSKTSAGTNASASLQGSADAKSSSSAKGSTSSQGSSSAKGSSTTQGSSNAKGSSNPQSNQNKKN, from the coding sequence ATGGGAAAAAACAAAAATACTTATTCGAAACCTGATTATAATGAATCCCAGTACAATGGCGAGTATTATACGCAAGGCGGCAAATACAGCGACCAAGGCGGACAATACGAACAAAGCCAATATGTACCGCAATCATACGGTTCATCAAGCCGTTATGACGACCTATACGATTACGAAGAATCGAACGGCGGATCCGGCTTCCTAACAGGCATGATCGTCGGCGGTCTTGTCGGAGCGGCGGCGGCATTGTTCTTCGCGCCTAAAGCAGGCAAAGAATTGCAAGCTGACTTGAAGACGCAAGCGACTACTATCAAAGAAAAAGCGCAGCAGTCGAAAGATTCAAGCGATTCAAATGACGGCCCTGGCTTCACGCAGCAATTGAAAGAACAGTCGACAAAAGTGGTCGATAAAGTGAAGAACATGAAGAGCAGCAATTCACCGATGGATGACGGCACAGCTTCATCTGAAGGCGAAGAAAGTGTAGAATTGCTGGAGACAGTACAAAACAAAGTCGATAACGGCGACAAAGCCGGAAACGATGCGTTCACATCTACAGCCAATGCTTTAAAAGAAGCGGTTGAAGAAGTGAAGGAAGAAAACAAATCTAGCCATAACGACTCGAAGACATCAGCAGGCACAAATGCCTCTGCAAGCCTACAAGGCTCGGCTGATGCAAAATCTTCCTCAAGCGCTAAAGGCTCAACATCTTCACAAGGGTCTTCATCTGCAAAGGGATCATCAACTACACAAGGATCTTCAAATGCTAAAGGGTCTTCAAATCCACAAAGCAATCAGAACAAAAAGAATTAA
- a CDS encoding bifunctional 3-deoxy-7-phosphoheptulonate synthase/chorismate mutase — MSQTELEQLREQVDAVNLQILSLINERASVIQEIGKIKEKQGATKYDPLRERHMLNLLKDNNNGPLDQKTVDHIFKEIFKSALDMQEEDSRKALLVSRKKKAEDTIVSVNGENIGEGTPSFIFGPCAVESQEQVDQVAQAISDKGLKLIRGGAYKPRTSPYDFQGLGLEGLKMLKKAADQYKLGVVSEIVTPHHLEEALDYVDVVQVGARNMQNFELLKAVGQINKPVLLKRGMSATVDEFIKAAEYIIANGNDQIILCERGIRTYEKATRNTLDISAVPILKQETHLPVFVDVTHSTGRRDLLLPAAKAAIAIGADGVMAEVHPDPAVALSDAQQQMSLPQFDEYYDSLMKFMKQYELKV, encoded by the coding sequence ATGAGTCAGACAGAATTGGAACAGCTTAGAGAACAAGTGGATGCAGTAAACCTGCAAATTCTTTCTCTTATCAACGAGAGAGCTTCCGTGATCCAAGAGATCGGGAAAATCAAGGAAAAGCAAGGCGCTACAAAGTACGATCCATTACGCGAACGCCACATGCTTAATCTATTGAAAGACAATAACAATGGTCCACTCGATCAAAAGACGGTCGACCATATTTTCAAGGAAATCTTTAAATCGGCACTCGATATGCAAGAAGAGGACAGCCGCAAAGCACTTCTCGTTTCCCGCAAGAAAAAAGCAGAAGACACGATCGTTTCCGTCAACGGCGAGAACATCGGCGAAGGCACACCATCGTTCATCTTCGGCCCATGTGCTGTTGAGTCGCAAGAGCAAGTTGACCAAGTGGCACAAGCTATCAGCGACAAAGGCTTGAAATTGATCCGAGGCGGGGCATACAAGCCGCGTACATCGCCATATGATTTCCAAGGCTTGGGCTTAGAAGGTTTGAAGATGCTGAAAAAAGCAGCTGACCAGTACAAACTGGGCGTGGTCTCAGAAATCGTGACACCGCATCATTTGGAAGAAGCACTGGATTATGTAGACGTCGTTCAAGTCGGCGCACGCAATATGCAGAACTTCGAACTATTGAAAGCTGTTGGGCAGATCAACAAACCGGTGCTCTTGAAGCGCGGAATGTCTGCAACGGTCGATGAGTTCATCAAAGCAGCTGAATACATTATCGCTAACGGAAATGACCAGATTATCCTTTGCGAGCGGGGCATCCGCACATACGAAAAAGCGACGCGCAACACGCTGGATATTTCAGCGGTGCCGATCTTGAAACAAGAAACGCATTTGCCGGTCTTCGTAGATGTTACCCATTCTACTGGCCGCCGCGATTTGCTATTGCCTGCAGCTAAAGCGGCAATCGCTATCGGAGCTGATGGCGTGATGGCAGAGGTCCACCCAGACCCTGCAGTTGCACTTTCTGACGCACAGCAGCAAATGAGTTTGCCGCAATTCGATGAATACTACGATTCATTGATGAAATTCATGAAGCAGTACGAATTGAAAGTATGA
- the ccpA gene encoding catabolite control protein A: protein MTVTIYDVAREANVSMATVSRVVNGNQNVKPATRKKVLKVIEELGYRPNAVARGLASKKTTTVGVILPDISNSTYSELARGIEDIATMYRYNIILSNSDQNPNKELQLLETMLGKQVDGIVFMSDVISDELRKEMERSPTPIVLAGSIDDTASIASVNIDYYAAAYEAVKKFIDSGHKKIAYISGPLSSEINREHKLKAYQDALQEAGLEYDERLVVECNNTYEEGLEAVRTLESIDPTAYFVSNDEMSIGVIHQVEEQGKKIPEDVEVITYENSKLARMARPMLTAVALPLYDIGAVSMRLLTKYMNNEEIEENQVVLPYRLEERQSTKQQ from the coding sequence ATGACCGTTACGATTTATGATGTGGCACGTGAGGCAAATGTTTCCATGGCTACCGTATCCCGGGTAGTGAATGGCAACCAGAATGTAAAACCAGCCACAAGAAAAAAAGTACTGAAAGTGATCGAAGAACTCGGCTATCGTCCGAATGCCGTAGCTCGCGGATTGGCGAGCAAAAAAACAACAACGGTCGGCGTCATTTTACCCGATATATCCAATAGCACATATTCTGAACTGGCACGGGGCATTGAAGATATCGCGACGATGTACCGCTACAATATCATCCTGTCCAATTCCGATCAAAATCCGAACAAAGAGCTTCAATTGCTTGAAACGATGCTCGGCAAGCAAGTGGATGGCATTGTCTTCATGAGCGATGTCATTTCGGATGAATTGCGCAAGGAAATGGAACGCTCCCCGACACCGATCGTCTTGGCGGGTTCAATCGATGATACAGCATCGATCGCTTCCGTTAATATCGATTATTATGCAGCTGCCTATGAAGCGGTCAAGAAATTCATCGACAGCGGGCATAAGAAAATTGCTTATATTTCAGGGCCGTTATCGTCCGAGATCAACCGTGAACATAAGCTGAAAGCCTATCAGGATGCATTGCAGGAAGCAGGGCTTGAGTATGACGAGCGCCTTGTCGTCGAATGCAATAACACTTACGAAGAAGGCCTGGAAGCTGTGCGTACATTGGAATCGATTGACCCAACAGCTTATTTCGTCAGCAATGATGAAATGTCGATCGGCGTCATCCATCAAGTAGAAGAGCAAGGCAAAAAAATTCCTGAAGATGTTGAAGTCATCACTTACGAAAACTCGAAACTTGCACGTATGGCACGTCCAATGCTGACGGCTGTGGCATTGCCGCTATACGATATCGGCGCAGTATCGATGCGTTTGTTGACGAAATACATGAATAATGAAGAAATTGAAGAAAACCAAGTCGTGTTGCCTTATCGTCTCGAAGAGCGGCAGTCGACGAAACAACAATAA
- a CDS encoding acetoin utilization protein AcuC, producing the protein MAESHAGMKKHAVFIYSEDQLGYKFSDTHPFNQKRLILTIDLLREMDALPEDLIVPARTATDEELLLAHDQRYIDIVKKASRGEITPEAGEGYGIGTEDTPIFENMHEASARLVGGTLTAVDQVMEGKAEHALNLGGGLHHGFRGKASGFCIYNDSSVAIHYLKEKYGARVLYIDTDAHHGDGVQWCFYDDPEVCTVSIHETGRYLFPGTGNINERGSGQGYGTSFNFPIDAFTEDESFLDIYRTAMREIVEHFKPDVILSQNGADAHYLDPLTHLSSTMEIYREIPKIAHELAHEFCDGKWIAVGGGGYDIWRVVPRAWSLLWMEMNSHPLPHGKLPEAWLKRWQPESPVPLIETWEDPENMYKPIPRKEEITEKNQQMLDKALYMIRNQ; encoded by the coding sequence ATGGCCGAATCTCATGCAGGAATGAAAAAACACGCTGTCTTCATCTATTCAGAAGATCAATTGGGGTATAAATTTTCTGATACGCATCCGTTCAACCAAAAACGGCTCATTCTTACCATTGATTTACTCAGGGAAATGGACGCCCTTCCAGAGGATTTGATTGTGCCTGCACGGACTGCAACAGATGAAGAACTATTGCTCGCGCATGACCAGCGCTATATCGATATCGTCAAGAAAGCAAGCCGCGGCGAAATCACTCCGGAAGCTGGGGAAGGTTACGGCATCGGCACGGAAGATACGCCGATTTTTGAAAACATGCACGAAGCGAGTGCCCGTTTGGTCGGCGGCACTTTGACCGCTGTCGATCAAGTGATGGAAGGCAAAGCCGAGCATGCCTTGAATCTCGGCGGCGGTTTACACCACGGCTTTCGCGGAAAGGCGTCCGGATTTTGCATCTATAACGACAGCTCGGTCGCCATCCATTATTTGAAAGAGAAATACGGAGCTCGCGTATTGTACATCGATACGGATGCCCACCACGGCGATGGGGTGCAATGGTGCTTCTACGATGATCCCGAGGTATGCACCGTATCGATTCATGAAACAGGCCGCTACCTATTCCCCGGCACCGGCAATATCAACGAACGCGGAAGCGGCCAAGGCTATGGCACTTCATTCAACTTCCCGATCGATGCCTTTACGGAAGATGAATCTTTTTTGGATATTTACCGGACCGCCATGCGTGAAATCGTCGAGCATTTTAAGCCGGATGTCATTTTGAGCCAAAATGGCGCTGACGCACATTATTTGGATCCCTTGACCCATTTGAGCAGCACGATGGAAATCTACCGCGAAATCCCGAAAATCGCCCATGAATTGGCGCACGAGTTTTGCGACGGCAAGTGGATAGCGGTCGGTGGTGGCGGCTACGACATCTGGCGGGTCGTGCCGCGTGCATGGTCGCTTCTATGGATGGAAATGAACAGCCACCCTTTGCCGCACGGGAAGCTGCCTGAAGCATGGCTGAAGCGCTGGCAGCCCGAGTCCCCGGTTCCCTTAATTGAGACATGGGAAGATCCGGAGAATATGTATAAGCCGATTCCGCGAAAAGAAGAAATCACCGAAAAAAACCAGCAAATGCTCGATAAAGCGTTGTATATGATCCGCAATCAATAA
- the ytxJ gene encoding bacillithiol system redox-active protein YtxJ: MENFVHVRNLDELKQAVGNEQHYWLLKHSSTCPVSAGAWKEYSEYASLHPHQLFLYLVVQEDKELSTSIEEITGVRHESPQLFHFASEQVDWHASHNKIKSKAMEAFIA, translated from the coding sequence ATGGAAAACTTCGTACATGTGAGAAACTTGGATGAGCTTAAGCAAGCGGTCGGCAATGAACAGCATTATTGGCTGTTGAAACATAGCAGCACTTGCCCGGTCTCAGCAGGCGCATGGAAAGAATATTCAGAGTATGCATCATTGCATCCCCATCAATTATTTCTTTATCTAGTCGTTCAGGAAGACAAAGAACTTTCAACGTCTATTGAGGAAATAACAGGGGTTCGCCATGAATCGCCTCAACTCTTCCATTTTGCCAGCGAGCAAGTTGACTGGCATGCAAGCCATAATAAAATCAAAAGCAAAGCGATGGAAGCATTCATCGCCTAG
- a CDS encoding DNA translocase FtsK: protein MSWMKNMWNKMFSEDTEAEEKPFVRSEETQYIEPKPQDSKPAPFRFPLISDEEAKGLPVENRKPERREDKPRVEVPLKATEEKTYELDALEPSGKLPKPNAGRNKKKRPHVPKTAEPQGLDLPGNTTRRFQPTRVASPVHGFTDRPTPIDELLEQEAKKKAELERKNDWSQRSLQELYKKSDDRLPQSKKPRSTMETTVYKPVEHDEQAPETASISEKPHDKAEVGEDQQPEKKPEPHYEWADRSLQDLLPKNQKVEQEPEKPLELDPEQAEVTVYRTVDQEQPSNEVADDGNAEEDGEVSEEDTGKGGPTAIVEPPLTESEIHAETAQPEPEREEPIHSPEPKPVLPQAKTQENGKKERTVPFNVLMLKSDKDRLPKQQQAPTAEKKTALIEKTAAESVNEDEKSYIGYQLPGQEYLLEPENDLKDETWMQEQGERLIEALSHFQIKAEIVGTVQGPAVTRFELRVAQGIKVSKIRNLADDLKLALAARDIRIQAPIPGKSSIGIEIPNRQSRAVRLSEVIGSPNFKASDSPLEAALGLDLAGNPVTLDLRKMPHGLIAGATGSGKSVCINSLLVSLLYQSSPRDLKMLLIDPKMVELAPYNHIPHLVSPVITDVKAATASLKWAVEEMERRYQLFAHTGVRDLDRYNKMVNDKGQPAQHLPYILIVIDELADLMMMSPSDVEDSICRIAQKARACGIHLVIATQRPSVDVITGLIKSNIPTRIAFSVSSQVDSRTILDTQGAERLLGRGDMLYLGNGMAAPNRLQGTFVTDDEIEKVIAHVRAQGEPEYIFKEEELIQRSQSPAEQDDLFEEACRFIMSQGSASTSLLQRKFHIGYNRAARLMDLIEEYGFISEQNGSKARTVLITESDIEEVFR, encoded by the coding sequence ATGAGCTGGATGAAAAATATGTGGAATAAAATGTTCTCAGAAGACACGGAAGCAGAAGAAAAGCCGTTCGTGCGCAGCGAGGAAACTCAATATATCGAGCCGAAACCTCAGGACAGCAAGCCGGCTCCATTCCGGTTTCCGCTCATTTCCGACGAAGAAGCAAAAGGCTTGCCTGTAGAAAACCGCAAACCTGAACGGCGGGAAGACAAGCCGCGTGTTGAGGTTCCTTTAAAAGCGACGGAAGAAAAAACATATGAACTCGATGCCTTGGAACCGAGCGGGAAATTGCCGAAACCGAATGCAGGGCGCAACAAGAAAAAACGCCCCCATGTACCGAAAACCGCTGAACCGCAGGGTCTTGATCTTCCTGGAAACACGACGCGGCGCTTCCAGCCGACGCGCGTAGCTTCCCCTGTGCATGGATTTACAGACCGTCCGACGCCAATCGATGAATTATTGGAACAGGAAGCGAAAAAGAAAGCAGAGCTTGAACGCAAAAACGATTGGTCGCAGCGCAGCCTGCAAGAATTGTACAAAAAAAGCGACGACCGGTTGCCGCAATCAAAAAAACCGCGTTCCACTATGGAAACAACCGTATATAAGCCTGTAGAACATGATGAGCAAGCTCCAGAAACTGCATCTATCAGTGAAAAACCACATGACAAAGCAGAAGTGGGAGAAGATCAACAACCTGAAAAAAAGCCTGAACCCCATTATGAATGGGCAGACCGCAGCCTTCAGGATTTATTGCCGAAAAACCAAAAAGTTGAACAAGAACCTGAAAAACCGCTTGAACTAGACCCCGAACAAGCGGAAGTGACGGTTTACCGCACAGTAGATCAAGAACAGCCGTCGAACGAGGTGGCGGATGATGGCAACGCTGAAGAGGATGGCGAAGTTTCCGAGGAAGATACAGGCAAAGGCGGCCCAACGGCAATTGTTGAACCGCCTTTAACGGAATCGGAAATACATGCAGAAACGGCACAGCCGGAACCCGAGCGTGAAGAACCTATACATAGCCCGGAGCCGAAACCGGTATTGCCGCAAGCGAAAACACAGGAAAATGGCAAAAAAGAGCGAACAGTGCCATTCAATGTGTTGATGTTGAAATCGGATAAAGATCGTTTGCCGAAACAACAGCAAGCGCCGACAGCGGAAAAAAAAACGGCATTAATAGAGAAAACCGCAGCTGAATCTGTAAATGAGGATGAAAAAAGCTATATCGGGTATCAATTGCCTGGCCAGGAGTATCTGCTAGAGCCTGAAAATGACTTGAAAGATGAAACGTGGATGCAAGAACAAGGCGAGCGCCTTATCGAAGCTTTGTCTCATTTCCAGATCAAGGCAGAGATTGTCGGAACAGTGCAAGGGCCGGCCGTCACCCGTTTTGAGCTGCGTGTGGCGCAAGGAATCAAAGTGAGCAAAATCCGCAACTTGGCCGATGATTTGAAATTGGCGCTTGCAGCCCGTGATATCCGCATTCAAGCGCCGATTCCCGGAAAAAGCTCGATTGGCATCGAGATTCCGAACCGTCAAAGCCGCGCAGTGCGTTTGTCGGAAGTTATCGGAAGCCCGAATTTCAAGGCTTCGGATTCACCGCTTGAAGCAGCACTCGGCCTCGATTTGGCCGGAAATCCGGTCACGCTTGATTTGCGTAAGATGCCACACGGCCTGATCGCGGGCGCTACAGGGTCCGGGAAAAGCGTATGCATCAACTCGCTGCTCGTGAGCCTGCTGTACCAATCTTCACCTCGCGATTTGAAAATGCTGTTGATTGACCCGAAAATGGTCGAACTGGCTCCTTATAATCATATTCCGCATTTGGTCAGCCCGGTCATTACAGATGTTAAGGCAGCGACCGCTTCCCTGAAATGGGCTGTGGAGGAAATGGAACGCCGTTATCAGCTTTTTGCCCATACAGGGGTCCGCGATTTGGATCGTTACAATAAAATGGTCAATGACAAAGGACAGCCGGCACAGCATCTGCCGTATATCCTGATCGTCATCGACGAATTGGCCGATTTGATGATGATGTCGCCTTCAGATGTAGAAGATTCCATTTGCCGTATCGCCCAAAAAGCACGGGCCTGCGGAATCCATTTGGTGATCGCTACCCAACGTCCGTCAGTGGATGTTATCACAGGCTTGATCAAATCCAATATTCCGACGCGCATCGCTTTTTCCGTTTCGTCGCAAGTGGACAGCCGGACGATCTTGGATACCCAAGGAGCAGAGCGTTTGCTTGGGCGAGGGGATATGCTGTATTTGGGGAACGGCATGGCCGCGCCGAACCGCTTGCAGGGAACTTTCGTGACAGATGATGAAATCGAAAAAGTCATCGCCCATGTTCGTGCACAAGGAGAGCCTGAATATATCTTTAAAGAAGAGGAATTGATCCAGCGCAGCCAGTCGCCTGCAGAACAGGATGATTTGTTCGAGGAAGCCTGTCGTTTCATCATGTCGCAAGGAAGCGCATCGACTTCATTATTGCAGCGGAAATTCCATATCGGCTATAACCGGGCCGCGCGTTTGATGGACCTGATCGAAGAGTATGGGTTTATCTCTGAACAGAACGGCAGCAAAGCGAGAACAGTGCTAATTACGGAAAGCGATATCGAGGAAGTGTTCCGTTGA